In a single window of the Nicotiana tomentosiformis chromosome 8, ASM39032v3, whole genome shotgun sequence genome:
- the LOC117281914 gene encoding transcription factor MYB58-like → MGKGRAPCCDKSKVKKGPWTPAEDLKLISFIQKNGHGNRRSLPKQAGLLRSGKSCRLRWINYLRPDVKRGNFTPEEEETIIKLHDSLGNRWSKIASYFPGRTDNENKNVWNTQLKKRVGILKKDIKINTTTQEAFETNNKGQYIDVATSINIKEGLGKMMWPLIN, encoded by the exons ATGGGTAAAGGAAGAGCACCTTGTTGTGATAAAAGTAAGGTGAAGAAAGGGCCATGGACTCCTGCTGAAGATCTGAAGcttatttctttcattcaaaaaAATGGCCATGGCAACCGGCGATCCCTCCCCAAACAAGCTG GGTTACTGAGGAGTGGAAAGAGTTGCCGGTTGAGGTGGATTAACTACTTGAGACCTGACGTAAAGCGAGGGAATTTCACtccagaagaagaagaaaccataATTAAACTACATGACTCTTTGGGGAACAG GTGGTCAAAGATTGCGTCTTATTTTCCTGGAAGAACTGATAACGAGAATAAAAATGTTTGGAATACTCAATTGAAGAAAAGAGTAGGGATATTGAAGAAAGATATCAAGATAAATACTACTACTCAAGAAGCATTTGAAACCAACAATAAGGGCCAATACATAGATGTTGCTACTAGTATAAATATAAAAGAGGGACTTGGCAAGATGATGTGGCCTCTTATAAACTAG